The Enterobacter asburiae sequence ACTATTTTTGCCACCACGCTCGGCATTGCCGTGGCGGCGATTTGCGTTCCTATGCTGCTGATCCAGCTGGCGCTTGCCACCTGCTCCACTTTGATTCTCCCGCTGACCACGCCAGCGATGATGGCGGACTTTACCGCCGTCGGCGGCCTGCTGCTGCTGGCAACCGGGCTGCGCATCTGCGGGATCAAGATGTTTGCGGTGGTGAATATGCTGCCCGCCCTGCTGCTCGCCATGCCGCTTTCCGCGCTTTGGACGCACTTTTTCGCTTAAGAGTACGGCGAAATGGCGAGAGATTGCGCAGTCTGTAACGAAAACAACATTTTTCGTTGACGGCAACGGGCAGATCGGGTTTAATGCGCCCCGTTGCCCGGATAGCTCAGTCGGTAGAGCAGGGGATTGAAAATCCCCGTGTCCTTGGTTCGATTCCGAGTCCGGGCACCAAATTCATATTAACGGACCTCCACGGAGGTCCGTTTTTGCATTCTAAGCCCGCCAGAATCAACACTTCTAAATTCCCTTAACGACACCCGGACCACTGCGTCAGCAGAGCATACAATTTAGCCGGCTCCAGAGGCTTACGAAGCACCAGGTACCCTTCCTGCTCCGCCGCCAGCAGAACCGGCGAGTTAAATTCGCCGCTAACCATCGCGCCGCTCATGTCCGGCAGACGTTCAAAAAGCGCTTTCAGGATGTCGAAGCCGCTTTCGCCGGATCGCAGACGCTGATCGCACAGCACGGCGAACGGCGTGAAGCCGTCGTCGATTATGGCGAACGCTTCTTCAGCGGAGGCCGCACAGCGCACGTTGATCCCCCAGATGCGCATCAGACTCTCCCAGGCAGACGTCACCAGCGGGTCGTCATCGACGACCAGGCAGGAACCGCGCAGCGGCGCATAGCGTACCGGCACGGCGGTGCTGTCATCGGCGGGCGGGATGTCCGGCGCGATCTCTTCTCCAGCATATTGAGTGAAGCGCATCCAGAAGCGTGAGCCTTTACCTTCAATAGATTGCATTCCGTACTTCACCTTCATCAGTTTGGCACAGCGGGCAACCACGGCCAGACCCAGCCCGTGTCCGGCGCTGTCGATCTTCCAGGCCAGCTCGGGGCGGTAGTAGGGAGAGAAGATTTTACCTTTCTCGTCATCGGCGATACCGACCCCCGTGTCCCACACCTCCACCAGACACTCGTCACCGCGCGGTCGAATGGCGACAAGCACGCCGCCCTGCTGCGTGTAGCGAAGGGCGTTTTGAATCAGGTTAATCAGCGATTGTCGCACCAGCAGCGGATCGCCCATCACGTAGATGCGGCGTTTGGGCCGACGGGTGGACAGCCTGAGTGCGCGGCTGTTGGCCTCTTCGCGAAACAGCGTGATCACCGAGTCGAGCAGAGCGCCGATGTCCACTCTGGAAGGTGCAGTGAGCACGTTCCCGGATTCAATCTTGCTGAGGTCGAGCAGAGAATTGAACATCAAATGCACCGAGCGAACGCTCTGCTGCAGGTCAAGCAGTTGGGGCGTCAGGCTGTCGTCGCGGTTTCGGTGGATAATCGCTTCGATCAGAAAGCCCATGGCGTGTACCGGCTGACGCAGATCGTGGCTGGCGGTCGTCAGGAACTGATTCTTATCCAGCAGCGCTTGCTCCGCTTCCTCTTTAGCCTGACGAAACTGTTCTGCCAGGCGTGAGCTTTTTTCCTCAAGCAGCGCTTGCTGAATGAAGAACGCGTGCGACGTTAACGCATGGCGGTAAATGGCGAAGCCGTAAAGCAGGTTCAGCATCAGCACAATGAACATCAGATCATCCAGCCGCCAGATAATGCCGAGGTTCAGTACCCCCCAGGAGGCGAAGAAAAAGCACGTAAAGGTGCTGATGACCGGCGTCAGATGCGTCGCATTGGCGGCGACGATGGCGGCAATACTGATATTAAGTAGCAGGAAAAAGTCAAAGTTCTGCGTCTGCGGCGTAATTAAATAGAGAGATGAAATCCCCAGCCCGTGAATAAAAGCAATCTTATTTATGCGCGGAAGCCAGCGGCGCAGGACGTCCGCTTCATCATGCTCTTTCACTTCGCGCCGGTAGCGTCGGTGCAATATTCGGATTGCCACGGCACATAGCAGGTAAATAATTATCCAGGTAATGGTTGGGGCAAGTTCATCGCCCAGCAAATTAATCCAGATGGCGAAAGGAATACCGACAAATGGCACCGCGCTGAAGCTGAACACCAGCCGCATAAAGGTGTTGTTTAGTAAACGGATCTGCGCGGGAGGAGAGATGCCATCGTTCTGTAAGCTCTGGAAAAACCTCATTCTGATGATTCCCGCTTACCATGCAGAAGCGTGATGGCTTCGACCCGACTGTTAACACCTATTTTTTTCAATATATTGCTGATGTGTTCTTTTACCGTGGGCTCAGAAATTGAAAGCTGCGCGGCGATTCGCTTATTCGGCAGGCCGCGCATAATCATATTTAACACGTCTATTTGTCGCGGCGTTAAGTTAAATTTACTTAACTTCTCACTATTCGATTCAACGGAATATTCATTTCTGTCAGGAAACCAGGTCAAATTATCTGTAAGTGCAAAAACGGCCCGTGAGAACATTTCAGGCGGTTCACTTTTCAATACGAAACCGTGCCCCCCGGCGGCGTGAACTTTCTGCCAGATGTCATTATTGTCATCCCCGCTGACCACCAGAAGCCGTACCTGTGGGTAAAGTTGTTTAACTTCTTTTAGTAATTTCAACGCTGTTCCGGACGAGAGCCAAAAATCGATTACCAGCAAACGTGGCGGGCCATTATCCCTAATTTGACGGTAGCAATCCTCCTCATTCGTCACCACGTACGCCTGCTTAAATTGGCAATGTGTAATCAGAAAATTGGCGATGCCGCTTGCTACCAATGGATGGTCATCAACGACCAACGCATAATTGTGCCCCAAAGGATCCTCCTTTTACCTTCGCATATCTGAGTGTACGGATGATTTATTATCTACCCACCCTACTTTAGGAGGGTTTTATCGATTAGGAAAGGGAAATATATTATTCGCTGATTTGGGTAATTCAAAACATAAATACAATCAGTGAAATTAACTGATTGGATATAAAGGATAATTTATGAAAAAACCACTAATCTTTTTAAGCGTTACGTTGATGCTAGCCGGTTGTTCCACGCTTAAAACCGATCAGGCTATTCCACTCCTGCAGGCGGAGACCGCTAAAATGCTGGGGCTGGGCTCATCGGATGAAATAACCGTGACCAATGTTAATGGCGCCCAGCCGGATGCACTGGGAGGACAGAAACTGTCTTATCGCGCGACGACGGAGAAAGGGCGTATTTTCGATTGCTCATCGATGATGATGCCGGGGATTTTAGGATCAGCACCGACGCTGAGCGCGCCAACCTGTACACCTGTTGTCACACATAAATAATTAACGGCAAATCAAAAGGCGTACATAAATAACGCCTTTTACATTCTCTGACATATCTGAGTTTTCATATAAAAACGATTTTCCAGACATCACGCTAATGAGTACGGAGATAGCCCGTGAATAACTCTACATCGCATTCTTTAGCGGTTAAGACGCCGCTTTCCAGACTTTACCTCGCTCTATTTTCCGCGCCGCTGCTACTGCTTTCATCTGCCGATTTCGCGCGCGCAGCCGATGCTTTTTTTGACGGCGACTCGCGTATTACCGAAACGCTGGGTTACACCGGCGATGTTTACGTTGGACGTAATCAACCCGGAAACCTGCTGATCGATAATGGCAAAATCACCGCCTATAACATCAACATCGGACGGCTGTTCGATGGCCAAATTTATGAAAGCGTGGTCACGGTCCGTGGGCCAAACGCCGAGCTTAACGCGGTGAACGATCAGTATGTCCTGCGCGGCGACC is a genomic window containing:
- a CDS encoding response regulator transcription factor, producing MGHNYALVVDDHPLVASGIANFLITHCQFKQAYVVTNEEDCYRQIRDNGPPRLLVIDFWLSSGTALKLLKEVKQLYPQVRLLVVSGDDNNDIWQKVHAAGGHGFVLKSEPPEMFSRAVFALTDNLTWFPDRNEYSVESNSEKLSKFNLTPRQIDVLNMIMRGLPNKRIAAQLSISEPTVKEHISNILKKIGVNSRVEAITLLHGKRESSE
- a CDS encoding response regulator, which codes for MRFFQSLQNDGISPPAQIRLLNNTFMRLVFSFSAVPFVGIPFAIWINLLGDELAPTITWIIIYLLCAVAIRILHRRYRREVKEHDEADVLRRWLPRINKIAFIHGLGISSLYLITPQTQNFDFFLLLNISIAAIVAANATHLTPVISTFTCFFFASWGVLNLGIIWRLDDLMFIVLMLNLLYGFAIYRHALTSHAFFIQQALLEEKSSRLAEQFRQAKEEAEQALLDKNQFLTTASHDLRQPVHAMGFLIEAIIHRNRDDSLTPQLLDLQQSVRSVHLMFNSLLDLSKIESGNVLTAPSRVDIGALLDSVITLFREEANSRALRLSTRRPKRRIYVMGDPLLVRQSLINLIQNALRYTQQGGVLVAIRPRGDECLVEVWDTGVGIADDEKGKIFSPYYRPELAWKIDSAGHGLGLAVVARCAKLMKVKYGMQSIEGKGSRFWMRFTQYAGEEIAPDIPPADDSTAVPVRYAPLRGSCLVVDDDPLVTSAWESLMRIWGINVRCAASAEEAFAIIDDGFTPFAVLCDQRLRSGESGFDILKALFERLPDMSGAMVSGEFNSPVLLAAEQEGYLVLRKPLEPAKLYALLTQWSGCR
- a CDS encoding lipoprotein, which codes for MKKPLIFLSVTLMLAGCSTLKTDQAIPLLQAETAKMLGLGSSDEITVTNVNGAQPDALGGQKLSYRATTEKGRIFDCSSMMMPGILGSAPTLSAPTCTPVVTHK